The genomic segment CAACCTACCAGGCTTTATGTGAATTAGGGAAAGCGATTAAAACGATCTTTTTATGTGATTATTTACATGATGAAGAGATTCGCAGAGAAATCCATCAAGGATTAAATACAGTGGAACAATGGAACTCTGTCAATACCTATATTTTTTATGGGAAAAACAGTGAAATGCGTTCCAATTCTATAGAAGATCAAGAAGTGGCTGCCTTATCGCTTCAATTGCTGCAAAATTGCTTAGTCTATATGAATACCTTAATGGTACAAGAGGTGCTTTATGACAACAACCAATATTGGTTGAAGAAAATGACTCCAGAAGATTTTAGAGGATTAACACCTTTATTCTACAACCATGTGAATCCTTATGGAATCTTTCAACTCAATATGGATCAGCGAATACCTATTAAGTTGAAAGTTTCGTAGTTTTCTCACCGGTAACAAAAAAACAGCTAACATGATGAAAAGATATTAGCCGGTTTTTGAATGAATATCTGGTTGCCAAAAGTTCACAATTCTTCAGAAAAGCGCTCGATTGTTGGAAGGCGGGGCTAGGCTATGTATATATATTTAGGTTCTGTTATAGTTATGGTTGGATGGGTGATCATTATGAAAAAAATTAAATATATCGTCCTTTTTGCTTGGGTTGTGCTTTTTTTATATTTTTTTGATATGTTTATGCCTAAAGGTATACTTTACTTTGTTGTAGGGATACCAGTATTATTTTTAAGTTCCGTCGCGATTTTTAAGTTTCTTGATAATAAATAGAGTGGGGAACAATGAAAAGGGATCTTTTAGTTGAAAGATCCCTTTAGCTGCTTGTTCTGTTAAAGCGCCCTTTAACAGAAAATTTGAATTCAAGATAATATTAATAATGATCTTCCGTTTTTGCCCCCTTTACTTGCATAACTAATAAAAAAGAAGGAGTAGCCCTTTTAAATTGCCACTCCACAATAGCCTCTATGCTTACTCCTGTAATATATAGACTTCAACTAAAGACTTCTTATGTGAAGTAATATTTAGAAGTCGTTGATTTTTTAGTCGTTTTTCCTCCAATTAGTAATTTTTGCGACTATAGTATTATATTAAACTATTTTATTACCAAAAAATTATGCTTGTATTGCGAAGACACGACATTCCCTTGCACAATGCAAGCAGACTTGCGCACAATGTTGTGAATGGTGGTCAGAGAACTTGGCACATTCGTTTCCACATACTTCACAAATATGGGCCAACATTCTATTCATACGGCTATTTCGGGCAATACAACTAGCTGTTAAATGACAGATATCAGCACAATCACGTAATAACTCCAGTTGATATCTTCGAGCATGAATATCTTCATGATGGAGCAAGTGGGTAATCATATGATCACATGTTGCTGCGCATTGTTGAACCGTGTGAAGCAAATTTGAAGGGTGCATCATTCCCATAGACATTCCATCTTTCATTCCAGCAGGTGATATATTGGTTGGTGAAACATTTTCCATCCTAATCATATTGTACATGGTTACTCCTGTTTGATTGATTGGGTAAATGCTCTACGGTAGTATCGTATGTATGGGACAAATAACATGAAACCGAGCTATTAGCCTGTTTTGATTCATGATCTTCATTAGCACATAAAACAGAAAAAATGTTAAAAACAAAAAACAGGTTTGCGAACATTCCACAAACCTGTTCTTACTTCCTTTCATTTACTTTTTTCTAACACATCGATGAGTATTTCTTCAATATTCTCTGCAATGGATTTCAATTCGGGATCATTTAACAAACCAATCATAGCCGTTGGTTTTGG from the Niallia sp. FSL W8-0635 genome contains:
- a CDS encoding four-helix bundle copper-binding protein, encoding MIRMENVSPTNISPAGMKDGMSMGMMHPSNLLHTVQQCAATCDHMITHLLHHEDIHARRYQLELLRDCADICHLTASCIARNSRMNRMLAHICEVCGNECAKFSDHHSQHCAQVCLHCARECRVFAIQA